The sequence CAAAGAAATATCTTCAAACAGTTTTTCCGAACTTGTGGACAGGTCTACAAATTCGGAAATGATTCTCATGCGCCGGTTTCCGGATTCACTATTAAATGGATAATCAGGCGAATGTATGGCAGAACCGGCTAATTGCGCCCTGGATATATCTGAAGACGATGCTTCAGAAGTGTCTGCGTCGTCAGGTAACTCTTCAAAAACTTTATCCCAGGAATTGAGCACCATCAATTTTTTTATGCAGTTTTGCAACTGGCGCACATTACCGGGCCAGTGATAACTGCAAAGGCGGGCCATGATCTGACTGTCAGGCCTTTCTGCTTTTGATTTCGGGTATGCCGACAAATATTTTTTAAAGTAAAATTCAATCAGGGCCGGGATATCCTCGGGGCGTTCGCGAAGGGGCGGAATATCTATTTTAATAATATTAAGCCGGTAAAACAGATCTTCTCTAAACGTTTTATTTTTTATGTTTTCTTCAAGGCACTGGTTGGTTGCCGCAATTACCCAAACATCCGTTTTATAATCCTGGTCCGATCCCAAAGGAGAGAACTCACCGCTTTGGAGAACGTGGAGCATTTTGGATTGAAGGCTAAGGGGCATATCCCCAATTTCGTCAAGAAAAAGAACGCCCTTGTCTGCAGTTAAAAATTTTCCGGGACGTTTTTTGTGCGCCCCGGTAAACGCGCCTTTTTCATAACCATAAAGTTCTGACTCCAGAAGGGTCTCAGGCAGGGCGGCACAGTTTATTTTTACGAAATTATTTTTGGACCGATTCGACTCGGCATGCAGGCTCTGGGCAACCACGCCCTTGCCGACACCGGTCTCTCCTGTAATCAAGATGTTAAGACAGGTTTGGGCCACATGGCTGATCAGTTCCTTGATCTTCAGCATAGGGGTGGAAACGCCTATCAGTGGGGTTGTTGAAGTCATATATTATAACGCTTTCTTTTTCTTAATCTTCTGTACGGCCTATAAGTTCGGCAACTTTACGTTCAATTTTAAACAGGTCAACAGGTTTAAAAATAACAATATCCGCCTGGGCTTCGGACGCAAGTGCCCCAGGGTGATCCCCATATCCGGTCATGGCAACGGTTTTAATATCAGGGTATTCCTTTTTTACAATAGAAATCAACCCAACACCACTGATGTTAGGCATTACAAGGTCTGTGATCAGGCAATGGAAATAATCGGGTTTATCCCGCAGAATTTTTAAAGCGGCAAATCCGTCCACCGCCGTCTTAACCTCATACCCAAGGGAGTTAAAAAATTCATAAAAAGTAGACAGAATATCTTCGTTATCGTCTACGATCAAAAGTCGAGCCGGATTTGCCATATCAGCCTCTTTGTTAATAAAATGAATAATTCTCTATGTCCATATCTTAATTTTCTTAGTATATGCAAGGAAAAAAAGCATGAGTGTGAAAAAAATTATCCAATTCGTTAAACAAAGCAGAAAACAAAAAAATGCACAATTTTAAACAGCCTCCAACTGTCTTGCCTAAAAATAAAATTCATATTATAAATTTGTGTCTGCACTTATTGATACCTGGGTTCAGGTATACGACAGAGCTTTTCTGCTGTTTTGCAATTGTTGGATCTATATTAGTAATAAGGAAATTCAATGAAAAAATCAATTATCAAGGGCTCAGGTTTCTTTGTGCCGCCCCATATTGTCACTAATCAGGACCTGGCCGAATTTATGGACACTTCTGATGAATGGATCCGCCAGCGCACCGGTATTCACCAACGACACTGGGTCACCGAGGACGATGTTTGCGGTGCGTCTGATTTGGGCACCCAGGCAGCCCGCATGGCACTGGACAACGCAGGTTGGCATCCCAACGATCTGGATTTTATTATTTTTGCCACCTTAAGTCCGGATATCATGTTCCCGGGGGGGGGATGTCTTTTAGCGCGAAATCTTGAACTTAATTCCACACCGGCCCTGGACATTCGCCAGCAATGCACCGGATTTTTGTACGGATTTGCCACAGCAGATTCTTATATCAAATCCGGGCTTGCCTCAAAAATTCTTCTGGTGGGTGCTGAAGTGCATTCCACAGGACTTGACAAAACCACCCGGGGCAGGGATGTGACGGTTATTTTTGGTGATGGAGCCGCCGCCCTGTGTATCGAAGCCGTTGATACGGATGAAAACGTGGGCTTGATTGCCTCGGCATTACATGCCGATGGGCATTTTGCAGAGACCTTAAAAACCGAACTGCCTGCTTCCAACCTTATAAAGCGCCTGCCGGATGATCTTTCCACTGATGACCCCCGATATTTTCCGGTCATGGACGGTCCTGCCATATTTAAAAAAGCTGTACGCATGCTTCCAAAGGTGACCTTGGAAGTTCTGAAAAAAGCAGGCATGGAGTTGTCTGATATTGATCTTGTGGTGCCCCACCAGGCCAATAAACGTATTAACCAGGCCTTTGGCCAGTTCCTCAAGCTGCCTGAAGATAAAATTTTCCATAATATTGAAAAATACGGCAACACCACGGCTGCCAGCATTCCTTTGGCACTTCATGAAGCCATTGAAACCGGCCGTATCGGCAAATCCGGGGATGTTGTGCTTTTTGCAGGTCTTGGTGCCGGCCTGACCTGGGGGGCGTCCCTTTATAAATTTCCTTGATAGTTCCTCTATTTTTCGTGCTCGTGCTCGTGAACGTACACGGGTACGTTCACGAGCACGAATAAGACAGGGCTTGGACCTGTATCCGGTTTTAAACGGTGGTTATTTAGTTCCCAAACAAAAGATCCAGGTAAAAATTATCCGTTTTCGATGCACAGGCAAATGTATATGACGGGTCAATATTTCTTGCGGCCATTTCTTTGCGAATATCTCCGGCCATGACTTTGCCTAGCTCAACGCCAAACTGGTCAAAGGGGTTTACGCCGAGAATGAATCCTTCCAGAACAGTTCTGGCCTCATAGAAAGAAAGCAGCATACCCACACTTTCCGGTTCCAGGTTATCAATGGTGATGAGTGTTGAGGGGCGGTTGCCGTCAAAATTCCTGGCCGGGTCATCGGAACTGCGGCCAAGGGCAAGTGCACCGGCCTGGGCCAAGAGATTGGCCCACAGTTCCTGGTGATTGGTCACCCCTTTGGACATGGCTTGAATACCGGTGTATCCCGGCGCTTTTACGCCGATGAAATCAATGGGGAAGGCTTTTCCCTGGTGGGCCAGCTGGAAAAATGAGTGCTGGGCATTGGTGCCGGGTTCCCCGAAGATAATGGTGCCGGCTGCCTGGGTTAAACGCTGGCCTTCCGGGGAGACCGATTTGCCGAGGCTTTCCATATAAAGTTGCTGGACATGTGGGCTGAGCCGGGCCAACCTTGACGCGTAGGGAATAATGGCCTGGGCCGGATATCCCATATACAGGGTGTTCCAAATGGAAATCAGGGCTGCGGTTAAAGCGATGTTTTTTTCTGCCGGACTTTCCAGTACATGGGTATCCATAAGACGGCAGCCATCCAAAAAACGTTCGAAAACATCATATCCAAGTGCAAGGCTTATAGGCAGCCCGCCCACAGCTGAGGATACCGAATACCTGCCGCCGATGAAATCAAACATATGAAAAGAAGCACGCACTGGTGTATCGGGGTCGTCCCCCGGACTACCCTTGGCTGTGATGGTGACCATGTGATCTAACGGAGAGACGCCCTGGGCTTTGAGCCATGTGCTGACCTGGTTGAGATTGGCCATGGTTTCAGTGGTGGTATAGGATTTGGAAATCACGATCCAAAGGGTGGTCTCTTTGTCAATGGATTCAATAACCCGGGCAAAATTGTCAATATCCACGTTGGGCAGAAATAAAAGATCCATTTTTCTGTCAGCCCCGGCCAGGGCCTGGTAAACAAATTCACACCCAAGATATGATCCGCCGATACCAATGACAACCGCCTGGGTAAAAG comes from uncultured Desulfobacter sp. and encodes:
- a CDS encoding beta-ketoacyl-ACP synthase III, whose product is MKKSIIKGSGFFVPPHIVTNQDLAEFMDTSDEWIRQRTGIHQRHWVTEDDVCGASDLGTQAARMALDNAGWHPNDLDFIIFATLSPDIMFPGGGCLLARNLELNSTPALDIRQQCTGFLYGFATADSYIKSGLASKILLVGAEVHSTGLDKTTRGRDVTVIFGDGAAALCIEAVDTDENVGLIASALHADGHFAETLKTELPASNLIKRLPDDLSTDDPRYFPVMDGPAIFKKAVRMLPKVTLEVLKKAGMELSDIDLVVPHQANKRINQAFGQFLKLPEDKIFHNIEKYGNTTAASIPLALHEAIETGRIGKSGDVVLFAGLGAGLTWGASLYKFP
- a CDS encoding response regulator, whose product is MANPARLLIVDDNEDILSTFYEFFNSLGYEVKTAVDGFAALKILRDKPDYFHCLITDLVMPNISGVGLISIVKKEYPDIKTVAMTGYGDHPGALASEAQADIVIFKPVDLFKIERKVAELIGRTED
- a CDS encoding glucose-6-phosphate isomerase translates to MNPAGLLYPDDPSIKELHTKLTKTAQHFGSPDHHLRQLLDRPGRFSDFSLGMDGFFMDFSRQRLDENALSLLHESQTLSNALKKFSEMTQGKIVNPTENRAALHTAARGTGPSPLLFKEMDVKAQMQQVNEKIEDFCASVHDGKICSACGKPFTQAVVIGIGGSYLGCEFVYQALAGADRKMDLLFLPNVDIDNFARVIESIDKETTLWIVISKSYTTTETMANLNQVSTWLKAQGVSPLDHMVTITAKGSPGDDPDTPVRASFHMFDFIGGRYSVSSAVGGLPISLALGYDVFERFLDGCRLMDTHVLESPAEKNIALTAALISIWNTLYMGYPAQAIIPYASRLARLSPHVQQLYMESLGKSVSPEGQRLTQAAGTIIFGEPGTNAQHSFFQLAHQGKAFPIDFIGVKAPGYTGIQAMSKGVTNHQELWANLLAQAGALALGRSSDDPARNFDGNRPSTLITIDNLEPESVGMLLSFYEARTVLEGFILGVNPFDQFGVELGKVMAGDIRKEMAARNIDPSYTFACASKTDNFYLDLLFGN
- a CDS encoding sigma-54 dependent transcriptional regulator is translated as MTSTTPLIGVSTPMLKIKELISHVAQTCLNILITGETGVGKGVVAQSLHAESNRSKNNFVKINCAALPETLLESELYGYEKGAFTGAHKKRPGKFLTADKGVLFLDEIGDMPLSLQSKMLHVLQSGEFSPLGSDQDYKTDVWVIAATNQCLEENIKNKTFREDLFYRLNIIKIDIPPLRERPEDIPALIEFYFKKYLSAYPKSKAERPDSQIMARLCSYHWPGNVRQLQNCIKKLMVLNSWDKVFEELPDDADTSEASSSDISRAQLAGSAIHSPDYPFNSESGNRRMRIISEFVDLSTSSEKLFEDISLKKIKKLASDKVEKEVIIFVLEKVGWNRSKAAKILKVSYKTLLYKMSEFNVNPPIN